In Paenarthrobacter sp. GOM3, a single window of DNA contains:
- a CDS encoding uridine kinase has protein sequence MELLAAELVDLPSGRRLIAVDGADGSGKTTLSNELASVIQDRPVVTIHLDDFLNLQEVRHRRGRTSPVGFWLDTYDYAAFQENVLTPLRGGGDGIYCPGVTDARQNHRIELPRREAPEDALVLVEGMFLHRDELMGQWDYSIFLDVPFTETARRMSIRDGGNSDPEHPSMRRYVGGQRLYFENAEPWSRATRVIDNTRPDEPRLICVTEASQSRR, from the coding sequence CGCCGACGGAAGCGGCAAAACAACGTTGTCCAATGAACTTGCATCCGTGATTCAGGACCGGCCTGTTGTGACTATTCACCTGGATGACTTCCTCAACCTTCAGGAAGTCCGCCACCGGCGAGGACGCACATCGCCGGTAGGGTTCTGGCTGGACACCTACGACTACGCAGCCTTTCAGGAAAACGTTCTGACTCCGCTGCGAGGAGGCGGGGACGGAATATATTGTCCCGGAGTCACGGATGCCCGGCAGAACCACCGAATTGAGTTGCCTCGACGGGAAGCGCCGGAGGACGCGTTGGTGCTGGTCGAGGGGATGTTCCTCCACCGGGACGAGTTAATGGGCCAGTGGGACTACTCGATCTTCCTCGATGTCCCCTTCACTGAAACTGCACGCCGAATGTCCATACGGGACGGCGGCAACTCTGACCCCGAACATCCATCAATGCGCCGTTATGTCGGCGGCCAACGCCTCTACTTCGAGAACGCGGAGCCGTGGTCGCGCGCAACCAGAGTTATCGATAACACCCGTCCGGACGAGCCCAGGCTCATATGCGTCACCGAGGCATCCCAGAGCCGACGCTGA